The Candidatus Mycolicibacterium alkanivorans genome contains a region encoding:
- a CDS encoding sulfatase family protein — MLIVHWHDLGRSLGAYGHPGVSSPRLDQLAAEGILFTRAHATAPLCSPSRGSLFTGRYPHSNGLIGLAHHGFEYRPGVRTLPQILHEHGWYSALFGMQHETSFPARLGFDEFDVSNSYCEYVVEHAQQWLTKSAPIEQGTPFLLTAGFFETHRPYPHDRYEPADTADVEVPDFLPDTPEVRGDLADFYGSIAVADAAVGRLLDTLAATGLDQTTWVVFMTDHGAAFPRAKSTLYDAGTGITLIIRPPRRLGLGPRVYDELFSGVDLLPTLLELVGIAPGDDIEGLSHASNLIAAQSIPAEIRDHVYTQKTYHDSYDPIRAIRTKRYSYIENYAQRPLLDLPLDIEESPSGQAVEAFITAPRPARELYDLIADPTESINLLTDGTNADAEAIAGELAVRLNQWRQETGDVIPSEFAGSRIAARYTETHFAINGLRLTSRSAIAVERGIDDEVGSAQ, encoded by the coding sequence CCGCGCCTGGACCAGCTCGCCGCCGAGGGCATTCTGTTCACCCGGGCGCACGCCACCGCCCCGCTGTGCTCACCGTCGCGGGGTTCGCTGTTCACCGGCCGCTATCCGCACAGCAACGGTCTGATCGGGCTTGCTCATCACGGCTTCGAATACCGCCCAGGTGTGCGCACGCTCCCCCAGATTTTGCACGAGCACGGTTGGTACTCGGCCCTTTTCGGTATGCAGCACGAAACCTCTTTCCCCGCCCGCCTCGGCTTCGATGAGTTCGACGTCTCCAACTCCTACTGCGAGTACGTGGTCGAACACGCCCAGCAGTGGCTGACCAAGAGTGCGCCCATCGAGCAGGGCACCCCGTTCCTGTTGACCGCCGGCTTCTTCGAAACCCACCGGCCTTACCCGCACGACCGTTACGAGCCGGCAGACACCGCCGACGTCGAGGTACCCGACTTCCTGCCCGACACCCCAGAAGTCCGCGGTGACCTCGCCGACTTCTACGGCTCGATCGCCGTCGCGGACGCCGCCGTCGGCAGACTGCTCGACACCCTCGCCGCCACCGGTTTGGACCAGACCACCTGGGTGGTCTTCATGACCGACCACGGCGCGGCGTTCCCCCGCGCGAAGTCGACCCTCTACGACGCCGGCACCGGCATCACGCTGATCATCCGTCCGCCGCGTCGCCTGGGTCTTGGCCCGAGGGTTTACGACGAGCTGTTCAGCGGGGTTGATCTGCTTCCGACCCTTCTGGAGCTCGTCGGGATCGCGCCCGGGGACGACATCGAGGGCCTGTCCCACGCCTCCAATCTGATTGCCGCCCAGAGCATTCCGGCCGAGATTCGCGATCACGTCTACACCCAGAAGACGTATCACGACTCCTACGATCCGATCAGGGCCATTCGTACCAAAAGGTACAGCTACATCGAAAACTACGCTCAGCGACCGCTTTTGGACCTCCCGCTGGACATCGAGGAGAGCCCGTCGGGTCAGGCGGTGGAAGCCTTCATCACCGCACCGCGTCCGGCGCGCGAACTCTACGACCTGATCGCGGACCCCACCGAGTCGATCAACCTGCTCACCGACGGGACCAACGCTGACGCCGAGGCCATTGCCGGCGAACTGGCGGTACGGCTCAACCAGTGGCGTCAGGAGACCGGCGACGTAATCCCCTCCGAGTTCGCCGGAAGCCGGATCGCGGCGCGCTACACCGAGACCCACTTCGCCATCAACGGACTGAGGCTGACCAGCAGATCGGCGATCGCAGTCGAGCGCGGCATCGACGACGAAGTTGGCTCAGCACAATAA
- the stf0 gene encoding trehalose 2-sulfotransferase produces the protein MPDPRTAYLVLASQRSGSTLLVESLRATGVAGEPQEFFQYLPDTSMSPQPREWFADVGDESVLRLLDPLIEGKPDLAPAEIWRDYIRTVGRTPNGIWGGKLMWNQTSLLLSRAKDLPDRSGTGLLSAIRDVVGSDPVLIHVYRPDVVSQAVSFWRAVQTRVWRGRPDPVRDARAEYHAGAIAHVVTMLRAQDEGWRTWFAEEDVHPIDVPYPVLWRNLTQVVAQILEALGQDPRLAPAPVLERQADQRSDEWVERYRADAERQGLPT, from the coding sequence ATGCCTGACCCCCGCACGGCCTATCTGGTGCTCGCCTCCCAGCGCAGCGGCAGCACGTTGCTGGTCGAGTCGTTACGCGCCACCGGCGTCGCCGGCGAACCACAGGAGTTCTTTCAGTACCTGCCGGACACCAGCATGTCGCCGCAGCCCCGGGAGTGGTTCGCCGACGTCGGGGACGAATCGGTCCTGCGTCTGCTCGATCCGCTGATCGAGGGCAAACCCGACCTGGCGCCCGCCGAGATCTGGCGCGACTACATTCGCACGGTCGGCCGCACCCCCAACGGAATCTGGGGCGGCAAGCTGATGTGGAACCAGACATCGCTTCTGCTCAGCCGCGCCAAGGACCTGCCCGACCGTTCCGGAACCGGGCTGTTGTCGGCGATCCGCGATGTCGTCGGGAGCGACCCCGTGCTGATCCACGTCTACCGGCCCGACGTCGTGTCACAGGCGGTCTCGTTCTGGCGGGCGGTACAGACCCGGGTCTGGCGCGGCCGGCCCGACCCGGTCCGCGACGCCAGGGCCGAATACCACGCCGGGGCCATCGCACACGTCGTCACGATGTTGCGCGCCCAGGACGAGGGATGGCGCACCTGGTTCGCCGAAGAGGACGTCCATCCGATCGACGTGCCGTACCCGGTGTTGTGGCGCAACCTCACGCAGGTGGTCGCCCAGATCCTCGAGGCTCTCGGCCAAGACCCGCGGCTGGCACCGGCACCCGTCCTGGAACGCCAGGCCGACCAGCGCTCCGACGAGTGGGTCGAGCGCTACCGCGCCGATGCCGAACGGCAGGGCCTCCCCACCTGA